Proteins from one Chromatiales bacterium genomic window:
- the trkA gene encoding Trk system potassium transporter TrkA, giving the protein MKILILGAGQVGSTAAYHLAREEANEVTIVDSNPTVLRDLQDRLDVRTVLGHAASPATLERAGCASMDMVIALTSSDEVNMIACQVAHTLFSTPTKIARVRSAEYINKPDLFGADRIPVDLCISPEQLVTRHIEQLIHYPGAFQVLDFADGKVRLVGARAHRDGPLVGQEIRRLHDHIPGIETRIAAIYREGEAIVPDGKTRLLEGDEVFFIAARQDIGTVMRELRKLEDPVRKIIIAGAGNIGFRVAQSLEKTNQVKIIERSRDRARIASEGLAKAIVLRGDAADESLLLEENIDGTDVFVSLTNAEEVNILSAMLAKRLGCRKVMALINRPSYAELVEGPRIDVGISPPQITIGALLAYVRQAGMVRIHSLRRGRAEAIEAIARGDRKDSRVVGRRIEDIALPKGATINVIVRGKEVLEAHHDTIVQSEDHLILFVTDRRQIQQVERLFRT; this is encoded by the coding sequence ATGAAGATCCTCATTCTCGGCGCCGGACAGGTTGGCTCGACAGCCGCCTACCATCTCGCCCGCGAAGAGGCAAACGAAGTCACCATCGTCGATTCCAACCCGACTGTGCTGCGGGATCTGCAGGATCGTCTCGACGTCCGTACCGTGCTCGGGCATGCCGCTTCACCGGCGACACTGGAACGTGCCGGCTGCGCGAGCATGGACATGGTTATCGCGCTGACCAGCAGCGATGAAGTCAACATGATTGCCTGCCAGGTTGCTCACACGCTGTTCAGCACGCCGACGAAAATCGCCCGGGTGCGTTCCGCCGAGTACATCAACAAGCCGGACCTGTTTGGTGCTGACCGGATACCCGTGGACCTCTGCATCAGCCCTGAACAGCTGGTCACGCGCCATATCGAGCAGCTGATCCACTATCCGGGTGCTTTCCAGGTGCTCGACTTCGCCGATGGCAAAGTGCGGCTGGTGGGCGCGCGCGCGCACCGCGACGGGCCTCTCGTCGGTCAGGAGATCCGCAGGCTTCATGACCATATTCCGGGTATCGAAACCCGCATTGCGGCGATTTACCGCGAGGGCGAGGCCATCGTGCCAGACGGCAAGACCCGGCTGCTTGAGGGTGATGAGGTCTTCTTCATTGCCGCCCGGCAGGACATCGGGACCGTGATGCGGGAGCTGCGCAAGCTCGAGGACCCGGTGCGCAAGATCATCATCGCGGGTGCCGGCAACATCGGCTTCCGCGTCGCTCAGTCCCTGGAAAAGACCAACCAGGTGAAGATCATCGAACGGTCGCGGGATCGCGCCCGCATCGCCTCCGAGGGTCTTGCCAAGGCCATCGTGCTGCGGGGCGATGCGGCGGATGAGAGCCTGCTGCTGGAGGAAAACATCGACGGCACCGATGTATTCGTCTCGCTGACCAATGCCGAGGAAGTAAACATCCTGTCGGCCATGCTTGCCAAGCGCCTGGGCTGCAGAAAGGTCATGGCGCTCATCAACCGTCCGTCCTACGCCGAACTGGTGGAAGGACCGCGCATCGACGTCGGTATCTCTCCGCCACAGATCACGATCGGCGCGCTGCTGGCCTACGTGCGCCAGGCCGGCATGGTGCGTATCCACTCCCTGCGGCGCGGCCGGGCCGAGGCCATCGAAGCCATCGCCCGCGGTGACCGGAAGGACTCACGCGTCGTGGGCCGCAGGATCGAGGATATCGCCCTGCCCAAAGGCGCCACGATCAACGTGATCGTGCGCGGCAAAGAAGTACTTGAGGCCCATCACGATACGATCGTTCAGTCTGAAGACCACCTGATCCTCTTTGTGACCGACCGCCGGCAGATCCAGCAGGTCGAGCGGTTGTTCCGGACCTGA
- the uvrD gene encoding DNA helicase II produces MDVTPILDQLNDAQRDAVTASQSPLLVVAGAGSGKTRVLVHRIAWLIRVEQVSPLGILAVTFTNKAAAEMRSRIHDLLDMPVNHLWIGTFHGLAHRLLRRHWREAGLAEAFQILDAEDQQRVIRRLIKGLDLDETTWVPREIQWFINHNKDEGLRPGQLSDNGDTTRRQLIHLYRLYEEACDKAGVVDFAELLLRAFELWKNNPAILEQYRRRFQHVLVDEFQDTNTIQYAWLRLLTGTTGIPFAVGDDDQSIYRWRGARQEHMHRFQRDFPSSRVIKLEQNYRSTKTILSAANAIIAHNTGRLGKELWTAGSDGAPIRLYRAYNERDEAEFVVGRIQDRVQQGSARSEIAVLYRSNAQSRSFEEMLMRAGMPYRVYGGQRFFERAEIKDALAYLRLLANHDDDSSFERVVNVPTRGIGARSVDTIREYAKANALSMWRAAQVVAAGDGRSGRAITAFLMLIDGMARDTADLALHEQVDHVIQHSGIIGHYKKEPRDRAEGRLENLDELVSAARSFESEERSAGEAVEDGDADLPPLLDFLSHAALESGDAQADSGTDCVQLMTLHSAKGLEFPVVFLTGLEDGLFPHQRSLNDGDGLEEERRLCYVGATRAMSELYLTHAEQRRLHGMDSFRQASRFISEIPPELIEEVRPRRHVSQPVYQRGSMPPADPGFGIRLGQRVRHGTFGDGVVLGFEGAGAHARIQVNFEAAGAKWLVMSYANLETL; encoded by the coding sequence GTGGACGTCACTCCGATCCTCGACCAGCTCAACGATGCGCAACGCGACGCCGTCACCGCGTCGCAGTCGCCGCTGCTGGTCGTGGCCGGTGCCGGCAGCGGCAAGACGCGCGTGCTGGTACACCGGATCGCGTGGCTGATCCGGGTCGAGCAGGTATCGCCGCTCGGCATACTCGCCGTCACCTTTACCAACAAGGCCGCCGCCGAGATGCGCAGCCGGATCCACGATCTGCTGGACATGCCAGTCAACCATCTCTGGATCGGCACCTTTCACGGCCTGGCCCATCGCCTGCTGCGCCGTCACTGGCGCGAGGCCGGGCTGGCGGAGGCCTTCCAGATCCTCGATGCAGAGGACCAGCAGCGGGTGATTCGCCGGCTGATCAAGGGACTGGATCTGGACGAGACGACCTGGGTACCGCGCGAGATCCAGTGGTTCATCAATCACAACAAGGATGAGGGGTTGCGCCCTGGCCAGCTCAGCGACAACGGTGACACCACCCGCAGGCAGCTCATCCACCTGTACCGGCTTTATGAGGAAGCCTGCGACAAGGCCGGCGTGGTGGATTTCGCCGAACTGCTGCTCAGGGCGTTCGAACTGTGGAAGAACAACCCGGCAATACTCGAGCAGTACCGGCGGCGTTTCCAGCATGTCCTGGTGGACGAGTTTCAGGACACCAATACGATTCAGTACGCCTGGCTGCGACTGCTGACCGGCACCACGGGCATCCCCTTTGCGGTGGGTGACGACGATCAGTCAATCTATCGCTGGCGGGGCGCGCGCCAGGAACACATGCACAGGTTCCAGCGGGATTTTCCGTCTTCGCGCGTCATCAAGCTCGAGCAGAATTACCGCTCGACCAAGACCATCCTCAGTGCTGCCAACGCGATCATCGCCCACAATACCGGGCGCCTCGGCAAGGAACTCTGGACCGCCGGCAGCGACGGCGCACCGATCCGCCTTTACCGCGCCTACAACGAGCGGGATGAGGCAGAGTTCGTCGTCGGCCGGATCCAGGATCGCGTCCAGCAGGGCAGCGCGCGCAGCGAGATCGCCGTGCTGTACCGCTCCAATGCGCAGTCGCGCAGCTTTGAAGAAATGCTGATGCGGGCCGGGATGCCGTACCGCGTCTACGGTGGCCAGCGCTTCTTCGAACGCGCCGAGATCAAGGACGCGCTGGCCTATCTGCGCCTGCTCGCCAACCACGATGACGACTCTTCCTTCGAGCGGGTGGTCAACGTCCCGACGCGCGGCATCGGCGCGCGCTCAGTCGATACCATCCGCGAGTATGCCAAAGCGAACGCGCTGTCCATGTGGCGTGCGGCGCAGGTCGTCGCGGCGGGAGACGGCCGCAGCGGGCGAGCCATCACGGCCTTCCTGATGCTCATCGACGGCATGGCCAGGGACACCGCCGATCTGGCGCTCCACGAGCAGGTGGATCATGTCATTCAGCACAGCGGAATCATCGGCCACTACAAAAAAGAGCCGCGCGATCGTGCCGAGGGCCGGCTGGAGAACCTCGACGAGCTGGTCAGCGCGGCGCGCAGCTTCGAAAGCGAGGAGCGGTCCGCAGGCGAAGCGGTCGAGGATGGCGATGCCGACCTGCCACCGCTGCTGGACTTTCTCTCTCATGCGGCACTCGAGTCCGGCGATGCACAGGCCGACAGCGGTACAGACTGTGTGCAGCTGATGACGCTGCACTCCGCCAAGGGTCTGGAGTTTCCTGTCGTCTTTCTCACCGGCCTCGAAGACGGGCTGTTCCCGCATCAGCGCTCGCTGAATGACGGCGACGGCCTCGAAGAAGAGCGTCGCTTGTGCTACGTGGGCGCTACCCGGGCGATGAGCGAGCTCTATCTGACCCATGCAGAACAGCGGCGACTGCACGGCATGGACAGTTTTCGCCAGGCGTCGCGCTTCATCAGCGAGATTCCGCCTGAGCTGATCGAGGAAGTGCGGCCGCGGCGGCATGTGTCGCAGCCTGTTTATCAGCGCGGCAGCATGCCGCCGGCAGACCCCGGCTTCGGCATCCGCCTTGGTCAGCGTGTGCGCCATGGAACCTTCGGCGATGGCGTGGTGCTGGGCTTCGAGGGCGCCGGGGCGCATGCCCGGATCCAGGTCAACTTCGAGGCGGCCGGGGCCAAATGGCTGGTGATGTCATACGCCAACCTGGAAACGCTGTGA
- a CDS encoding COX15/CtaA family protein — protein MNFSTWYRRCLWLGAGLGLIVVVLGAYVRLSDAGLGCPDWPGCYGHLVLPADEAVRSSAQTAWPERPIEAGKAWREMVHRYAASSLGLVIVLANLFAWLNRRDSRQPLVLPAVLLGVVVFQGLLGMWTVTLLLKPLIVMGHLLGGLATLGLLSWLLLETGRSEIAGAPSARRVSLLAVSGLAILIAQIALGGWTSSNYAALACPDIPTCQGEWWPEESNFAEAFVLWRGLGINYEFGVLDAPSRVAIHFAHRLGAMATFAALLLIGLRFRARSLASPVRRAATLVLLAVTLQVLIGTGIVWFGLPLPLATAHNGVAALLLLAVINLNHAASFRANWRLA, from the coding sequence GGATGCCGGCCTCGGCTGCCCCGACTGGCCCGGCTGTTATGGCCATCTGGTGCTGCCGGCAGATGAAGCCGTGCGCAGTTCAGCGCAGACGGCCTGGCCGGAGCGACCGATCGAAGCTGGCAAGGCCTGGCGGGAAATGGTTCACCGCTATGCCGCCAGCAGCCTGGGACTGGTCATCGTGCTGGCCAACCTCTTCGCCTGGCTGAACCGGCGCGACTCGCGGCAGCCGCTGGTGCTGCCGGCCGTACTGCTCGGCGTCGTGGTATTCCAGGGGCTGCTCGGCATGTGGACCGTAACGCTGCTGCTCAAACCGCTGATCGTGATGGGTCACCTGCTGGGCGGTCTTGCGACCCTCGGCCTGCTGAGCTGGCTGCTGCTGGAGACTGGCCGCAGCGAAATTGCCGGCGCGCCGTCTGCCCGCCGGGTGTCGCTGCTGGCTGTCAGCGGTCTCGCAATCCTGATCGCGCAGATCGCCCTCGGTGGCTGGACGAGTTCAAACTACGCGGCGCTGGCATGTCCGGACATCCCCACCTGTCAGGGCGAGTGGTGGCCGGAAGAAAGCAATTTTGCCGAAGCCTTCGTGCTGTGGCGCGGACTCGGCATCAACTACGAATTCGGCGTGCTGGATGCGCCGTCACGCGTTGCCATCCATTTCGCCCACCGGCTGGGCGCCATGGCAACCTTCGCTGCGCTGCTGCTGATCGGCCTGCGCTTTCGTGCGCGCAGCCTGGCGTCGCCGGTGCGACGGGCCGCCACACTGGTGCTCTTGGCCGTAACCCTGCAGGTACTTATCGGTACCGGCATCGTCTGGTTCGGGTTGCCGCTGCCGCTCGCAACCGCGCACAACGGCGTGGCTGCCTTGCTGCTGCTCGCGGTGATCAACCTGAACCACGCCGCCTCTTTTCGCGCGAACTGGCGCCTGGCATAG